In Citrus sinensis cultivar Valencia sweet orange chromosome 3, DVS_A1.0, whole genome shotgun sequence, the sequence GGACTACCGACGCTTATACATGACAGCTATTAAGAGATTgattatcaaaacaaaatcaaataaatgacAAATGAGCAAGAAGAGTGAAAATAAGTTGCTTTTATCACAAAACAAGCATCAATTGACTTGAAATATATCTGTTTTTGGACAAATTTATTCTATGCTCTCTAATAAGAACTCCTATAGCCAGTTAGGACAGAGCATTGGGACAGGGCATCTTGACCAACAAGTAAGATGCTCTCCAGAGAATAACCATCCAAGCAACAGTGTATCATTCTTCTCAATGGCAAAAACGATAAAAATTATCTGTCAAAGACACTAAGCTTTCCGGCCAAAAATGCGCCTTAAAATACAGCAAATGCAAACTTCATTCTTCATGCTGTTACTACTAAATAAAGGCGAAAAAGGAAGGAAAGGAGAAAAGGAAAGATGCATCCAGAAAACCAGAAGGCCTGCGCACGAACTGATTTGCCCCCATCACGTGGCTTTCTCACCCAAATTTAACATAGTAAAATTTGAATGCATTTACAGTAGTAACAATATAGAATGATGCTAAGGTAAGAATCcctataaataaatagcaGCATAGCATTTGAGTGCAACCTGATTGTAATCTCCATCATCACTGAATTCTTCTTCAGCTTCTCCAGCCGCCTCATcaccatcttcatcttcatcttcgccttctttcttttccttttcatctTTATCCTCTTGGCCCTTTAGATAAAGAAAGAATCACCAATATGGAGTTAGAATAAAGACCAAATAATCTGCCACAGAGAAACTGAGGATACCAAATAAGGAAATATAAGTTTTTCCAGAGagttttttctcaaaaatattgCAGCAGAAACATAAGACCGCATCACATAAGCAAAATGGTTACCACATTAAACAAGCAGATAAGTCATCAATGCCATAAATTTACCTCAAACTTCTGTTCAAGCTTTTCAAAGAGATCCAACTTCCTCAACCCTATCATTTAAACGACCGAATTGGTTAACTAAACCTTTGAAAGCCAAGTATTACAAGAGAGAGTTGATAAATAACAaagcataaataattttaattcagaGGTTCATTTAGGATATATTTGGGATTGAGGGGCTAAGGCTTTTAACCGGCCACCATTATAAATATCATCTATAGTTGAGAAAGAAAAGTGATCAAAGCTTGTATTTAAGAAAACCTCTATCTGCATTCCATCGCACTCTTTTTGGATTTCGCTGCTCCCTTGAATCTGAAAGTTTATTTCACCATCAGATGAGTCTGAAGCCTTAATTATAACATGCATTCTCACAAATACCACTACCATATTTCAATGAGTTGTTTAGTTTGTCTACCTTTAACCAGTTCTGcaggaaaattattagaatGGAGCTGTAGAAATTGGTTAATAGATCCACGATTTGATGAAACTTTCGGCTTATTCCAGTCAGAATATCTTTCAATGTCCACGCTTTGGCTATCTGACACCAAATTCATGAAGAAGGCAAAATTGCTAcaacttaaataataatagaatacAACAAACAAGATGtcctaaaaacaaaaactaattCACATTCTGGCATATTAAGAACATTGCAAGTTAAAACGAGCCTAAATCATGAACCATGctttaaatattgaatttcCACCTATCCTTCTCTTTCTGTCTCTTGCTAGTTTCCACTAACAAACTAATACGTAATACGTAAAACATTAGAGATGTCGAGTTAGTTGATACTCACTCTTTTCAACATTCTCTTCAAGAAAGTATGGAGAGGATTTCCAATAATTTAGCAACCTTGAATTCCAGAGAATTAAGTTCTTTTCGATTGGTATATTTTTGTGGGCAGGCAATTCAATCTcctacatttaaaaaataaaagctttcagataatttttttttcttaatgaaaagtaaaagagCCTAATTTTAGCTTTAGCATTTAATCACTAAGAAACTGACgcattcatattttttaaaattttaaaattataaacaactAAGGATGCTAATAACTCAAAAGgaacaataaataaagaaaatttattacttaCAGGAAAAAGTTTAAAAGGTTCTTGTTTAGCGAAGCCAAAGCCACCGCCGCCTCCATAGCCACCTCGTCCACGTCCGCGCCCTCTATACGCCATTTATCTGCAAAAACATAAAGaatgaaaacaattaaaattacgaaggaagcaattaattaattgattaacaatttttttatttttgtttttaaatgaaGATAAAGAAGGGTTTAAAGGTTTAACTGAGcagaaaaaggcaaaaaacgAGAACGATTTCGTGCTGGACAGTTGTAGTGATGAACCAGTGATGAATGTAAGCCTACATTTGGCACGTATTTGGCagtatgattaaattaaattgattataaaaCTGATTGAATTATTCTGAATTATACGTAATGCTGCCTTATGTTTGgtaatatataagattactcGGATTTGgctatgttaaattaaaaacaagtgaagttaaatagtatttaattagaataattaaatttatttaaattatacgtttttatatatgatattttttgcctattaaataatatattattaaaataattaaatataaaattatttatttatcaaatgttattgttttacataatattcaaatgaTAAATGGGATgtttcttaataataattttgttaacacatataatatactattaattaattatttaacattaaatattaatataaataaataaatgaaagaagatGTTACAGGTAATTGTAGGACTAAATTTAAATGCAGTCCACTTAATCTACTTTAAGTGTGTTTGCCAAACTTTGGATTAGATATATTAtccaaataatcaatttaatcctACACTTTGTCCTGCCCCAAGCATGACCTTGAAAGTTTACGTGGTAATAACAATTGGGTACTTAAGGTTTTGTAAAACTACAATAATAGATATAGTTCTCTAATCATTTTCCAGGGGTACCTAAGAGAGTAACAGGTCATCTAACGTCTAAACATGAAATCCTCTATTGTAATACGACATGTCATCttcttcaaaataataatacaacatGTCGGAGATAAATTTTGGAAGACAAAATGTCTTTAAAACTCGAAGACATTGGATAATTAAAGTGATAGATGACAAACCGTATAAGGGTTTAAAAGACAACTGACCAGCGTACAATGTTGGTACTGGTAAATTCAGGATTCATGACAATGAATTACTCTGTTATGCTAGATCGAATGATTGATCTGAAGACAACAAACCTTGCCTGAACGATGGAGTAATCTATAATCGTCCATAGCCATTAATTTTTGGGCCTCTATTATGTCATATCAAACCATGACAAATTTTCTAACATTAAAAccatgtatatatgtatgttcTTATATACTCAATCACAAAATCAGATTTGGATGAATCCGATCGAATTTTGCGTTAATTGGATTAGAAAAAATGACATGAACTTATGATTAAAGCTAATCCGATTCGAACATATTCGGTTTggattagataaaaaattctATAGTAACggataaaaaattcaatagtaATATACAATAAAATCTGAACATATCATGTCGCGGTGGCCGGTGGAGTAAGCGGCAATAACGATCGAGTTGCAGCAAATTGCGTTGGTGCGTCGCGGACGCACGGTGGCTTGGCTTTGCGCGGTTGTGCCCATGATATGAAAGAACCACAATAAAAGTTATGTATGGTGAGAAGGGATCATACTCTAGATTCCATATTCATCAAAACTGTAGTTTTTGTGGCCTCTTTGGCAGGATTAAGCAGTACCTGGGTAATTGACATACACATTGTTAAcgtatatgtttccataatgttgattttgatgataacaaacaagattaagaataattaatcttttaaactcaaattattttctttttaaataaatcattatttttaaattatgaaggttttatatttaatggaaaaatgatgttatggaattaaagtgttttggactaaaatgaaagtattttaaaacctttgatattgtttttaaaatttcagatttggatctatttgaaactatttaaatattttgggtcattctataatttcacatagtttgggtgaaatcataatttcagaaagttttgggattgacaaagcattatttaaaaattctgaaattggacatatttgaaagctttcaaaactttttgagCCATagtatagttttataaagttttgaggtcaaactgtaaatttagaaaatatttcactgtagcagttactgtagcaagcggctaaccggatccTGACAAACGGTAGACCGAATTCGGGCAGAATGTTTCTGAAACTtaaacggctaaccggatTTCACAAGCGGCATACCGgatgttcagaaattcaaaattgtggctgtaacggtaacattaagcgGCTAACCAGATGTCCATAAACGGTAAGCCAGTtatgaccaaaatgtgcatagcggctagtttttgatctcaaactatataaactcaaaaccaattcatttttggtaatctaagcaagcataaacaagtgcacacaacatatattgagcttcaatttcgtaactcatcatttattaaattatctttgttcttcaatttgtatatccactcttaaagagagattcattgttgtatttttcatttctcatcaaattgtgagtgtacaagtgtaagaaacacttggggtgaagagattggagagataatctcttgttgtaaaggttcattgacaccttgaagtcaattgtaaacgtttgaagccttgaaaAGGCTCgaatagtgaaatcctcaagcccggtgtgtttggaggcgtggacgtaggtggggattgccgaaccacgtaaaaatccttgagtttgctttctcttcccttgctaatttattattgtgctttcattgaatttattgttttcgaatttattaaggcattagattgatttgttgtgtggattacttagcttaatttttaaaatttcaattcaccctccctcttgggttgcctagttagtatttcacacataccaaaataaaatttgcaaaattaaaaataaaataatgtcaaGACTTGCTACAGAAGAAATTTGTTTCCTATGAAAACACATAAAATCGAGTAGCTGTAAGCAAACCTTGTTCAAGTGttacaattgaaattaacTCTCGTACAACTAAATCAACTGCTTTAGATACAAAATCCAAACCTTAAATCCACAATTATGGCAGGTAACTTTGGGAGTTTTGGAAATTCTGACGTGCATGAGCTGTTTGTGAATGTTGAGCATAATTGTCATTTTTCCACCTAAAATTTGGGTGGTTTCTCCAACCAGAGTTGTAAGTTTGAGAGTATGAATTGGGATTCAgctttttgaaattatctaCAACATTTACTTATTCGTACAAACTTTCTCTCAAAGTTGGTAAGGTCGGACAATTCTGCGTAGAATGGTCAGTAAAATCGCAAACATgacatgaaatattttgaattgacTTTATATGGTCATTCTTTTTCCACTCtaatactttaatttttctggcTAAGGATGCAAATTTACCTTGAAGGTTATGGTCTTCTTTAAGGTTATACATGCCTCGACCAGATGGAGATAACTGTGGTTTACTCAATAACTTATAAGACCTAATTGTATCTCAATATTGTGCATTCTTTGCTATATAGTCAAGACAATCTAATGCAGCTTCAAGACTTTTGTCTTTAAACTCATCATTATACATCATTTCAACGATTTATCTACTTTGGAATGTTAGTCCCTCGTAGAAGTAAAACACTAATCTCTATGTTTCAAAACTGTGGTATGGACAAGTGTTTAGTAGCTAGAAGTTTTTTCCTGACTTTTGAGTGAAAATAGTGATTTatcttttgaaagaatttgtttTGTGGGTTGGAAAGAACTTGTTCAAAAATTGTGTTTATATTTCATCCCAAGTTCTAATTGATCATAACCTAAGATTTTGTAaccaagttttaattttttctttaatgaaaaaggGAAAAACTTAAGTTTGATTATGTTCatgctataatttttatcagTGCAAGTGTTACAAACTTcctcaaattctctcaaatgcaagtatggattttTTAGACTCAAAATCATGAAAAACAGGTAGAAGTTGAATAATACcaggtttgaaattaaaacgaGATGCGTCAGGAGGAAAAATTATACATGATGGTGTCCCTATTCTAGTAGGATGCATGAAATCTCTAAGTGTCCTAGGCTGTTCATGAAGATTTTGTACGGTTTGGTTATCTTCGTCTTCTGAAAAGTTATCAACATCAATATCAGCCATATTTAAAGGTGGTGAAGGTGATCTCCTCGTTAATCTGCTACTATGTGAGTGAGACCAACGTTGCATGCAATGGTAATGATATGTGGGTGtgtgttaaataaaatttagaaagtgatgcacaaacaaatgaataatgCATAAAACACCAAAAGAAAATTGCACAATtagaacaaaatgaaaattaaataagcaaataatataaataaataagaaataaaaattaattaattgaagttaaaataatagGCAACATATTAACAATTTAGGTGGTAATAGAACTAGCCATATAATAGAACATAAATTAATTgcgaaataaaaattacataatttaatgcacatgaataaaaatagataaactGAAATTTAAACAACAATTTAGGCAGTTGAACCAACCATATAAATTAACAAcagaaaaaaacaacaaaaataaaagaaaagaaaaaattacagaaattaaatgaaaaattacaaaaaaatattctttctttcttttttcttctattttcttgttttcttatgtaatcaatttcttataatatatttttgaagtttgttaaattaaatgaatgttttgtttttcaatatgAGTGACTAATTTACTAAGCGAAGGTGAATAGTGAAGCtcaattattcaaattattgaattaattactCTCTCAAGTGAGtcctaaaatttgttttatttatttgtatttcttctttaccaatttattttatgtcatATTGATTTATAGATTTAGATCTCCTTGGATCTATAcggtattttgacataatgtcaACACTCTAATATAATTGTGGTACATTAGGTACTTGATCCCATATTTATCCACACTAATGGTTagttaagaat encodes:
- the LOC102610615 gene encoding late secretory pathway protein AVL9-like — encoded protein: MAYRGRGRGRGGYGGGGGFGFAKQEPFKLFPEIELPAHKNIPIEKNLILWNSRLLNYWKSSPYFLEENVEKNSQSVDIERYSDWNKPKVSSNRGSINQFLQLHSNNFPAELVKDSREQRNPKRVRWNADRGLRKLDLFEKLEQKFEGQEDKDEKEKKEGEDEDEDGDEAAGEAEEEFSDDGDYNQNIDFDDDEDDFNMDDGNDDEATY